One Formosa agariphila KMM 3901 genomic window, TCTTTAAATTAACGAAAAACTTATTGCTAATCAAAATCGAACTTCATGAATAAGACTATTATAGTCTCGAATAGACTCCCTTTACAAGTAAAATTAGAAGATTCTAAGCTAGAAATTAAACCAAGTATTGGCGGTTTGGCAACAGGAATGAAATCTGTACATGCCGAAGGCAATGGTATTTGGATTGGTTGGTCTGGATTAACAGAAGAAGAACTTACTCCTAAATTAAAAAAAGAAATAAAAAAAGAGGTTACTAAAGAAAAATGTGTAACTGTACCTCTAACAACCGAAGACATAGATAATTTCTACCTCGGTTTCAGTAATAAAACCCTTTGGCCATTGTTTCATTATTTTATGGAATACACCTCTTTTGAGAGTTCGGAATGGGAATCTTATAAAGAAGTAAATCAAAAATTTGCCGATGCGGTCCTTGAAAATGTTAACGATGGCGACACCGTTTGGGTGCACGATTATCAGTTACTATTACTTCCAAAATTAATTAGAGATAAAAAACCGAATATATCTATAGGTTTCTTTTTACATATCCCTTTTCCATCTTTCGAAATTTTTAGAACGTTTCCTTGGCGTGAAGAATTATTGGAAGGTATGCTTGGAGCCGACTTAATTGGATTCCACACCTATGATTATGAACGACACTTTTTAAGCTCTATTAAACGTATTTTAAGACTTGATGTCAATTTTAATAATATCGATTATCTAGATCGTACAGTTAAAGTAGACTCCTTCCCTATGGGAATTGATTATGATAAATTCTACAAGGCTGCTTTAGCAAATAATAGCCAACTAAAAAAAGAACGTACAGAATTACAGCGCCGATTAGACGAGCATATAAAATCTGCTTCCGATGCTAAAATCATATTATCAATAGATCGATTAGATTATACCAAAGGAATTCCTAACCGATTAAAAGCTTTCGAATATTTTTTAAATAAATATCCTCAGTTTAAGGAAAAAGTACGCTTAATATTATTAGCTGTACCATCGCGATCAAATGTACCTCAATACCAAAAATTAAAACGAGATACAGACGAATTGGTTGGCCGAATTAATGGTGAATTTTCAACAGTAAGCTGGACACCAATCTGGTATTTTTACCGTTCAATGCCTTTCGAAAATTTAATAGATTTATATACCACTTCAGATATCGCATTAATTACACCGGTAAGAGATGGAATGAATTTGGTTGCTAAAGAATACGTAGCCACAAGAACCAATCAAGATGGTGTGTTAATTTTAAGTGAAATGAC contains:
- a CDS encoding bifunctional alpha,alpha-trehalose-phosphate synthase (UDP-forming)/trehalose-phosphatase, which gives rise to MNKTIIVSNRLPLQVKLEDSKLEIKPSIGGLATGMKSVHAEGNGIWIGWSGLTEEELTPKLKKEIKKEVTKEKCVTVPLTTEDIDNFYLGFSNKTLWPLFHYFMEYTSFESSEWESYKEVNQKFADAVLENVNDGDTVWVHDYQLLLLPKLIRDKKPNISIGFFLHIPFPSFEIFRTFPWREELLEGMLGADLIGFHTYDYERHFLSSIKRILRLDVNFNNIDYLDRTVKVDSFPMGIDYDKFYKAALANNSQLKKERTELQRRLDEHIKSASDAKIILSIDRLDYTKGIPNRLKAFEYFLNKYPQFKEKVRLILLAVPSRSNVPQYQKLKRDTDELVGRINGEFSTVSWTPIWYFYRSMPFENLIDLYTTSDIALITPVRDGMNLVAKEYVATRTNQDGVLILSEMTGASKEMNEALLINPNNFDQLADTIKQAIEMPLEEQQNRIKILQQRLERYSVEKWAEEFLKALDSTKNKEDIFISKRLDKSLKKDISKTFKKAKKKLLLLDFDGTLVGFKDNPKDCKPDTELLNLLDKLHAIEGVKLVIISGRDRETFEEWFAGKDYTLVTDHGVWLKEKDKDWMMLEHLKNDWMENILPVLETFVDRTPGTFVEKKKYSLAWHYRKTDPELGQVRSIELNTVLNSLIENHGLTVLKGNKVTEIKSSNVNKGRAASRLLTQEEYDFMFAIGDDWTDEYMFEELPETACTVKVGFKKTSAKYHIKNTDEVRELLNMFTKS